The following proteins are encoded in a genomic region of Chloracidobacterium sp.:
- a CDS encoding DUF2892 domain-containing protein has protein sequence MTIERMLHLIAGVFVFASVVLGFLVSHYFFYFTAFVGLNLAQSAFTGWCPMISILKALGFKHS, from the coding sequence ATGACAATAGAAAGGATGCTTCATTTGATCGCAGGCGTTTTCGTCTTTGCGAGCGTGGTGTTGGGCTTTTTGGTCAGCCATTACTTTTTTTACTTTACGGCATTCGTCGGTCTGAACCTTGCACAGTCGGCGTTCACGGGCTGGTGCCCGATGATATCGATCCTTAAAGCTCTCGGCTTCAAGCACAGCTAG
- a CDS encoding TolC family protein, with protein sequence MSFASGSGRMDAANTTNILRRLALGIFGAWLVTAAMFVTAYGQQNTGSAVDLAAAVDRALTNDPQTSVTRSHQRLAELRIAEARTVNRPIVQFTQSATASNNPVFVFGSRLEQARFRADNFALDALNHPRSLVNFRSLVSTQMPLFDQRQASIRVEQARTERKRADLQAEGTEQRIRFDVIRLFYGVILDKEMAAVDDGSLRSAEANRKKARDMFEVGIATEADPLAAEVEVANAAQRKIETEDRLATSRAAFSLKLGDGVDGLIDPTGSLNEKYFPLEDQAALIKTALELRPDYLAAKANVENRQRDTKAVKNTALPRVDAFGNFGYSSPYLANGSSDYTVGVNLTFTLFDPGRKARIAQAAEGEVLADSELRVLADRIRLDVVKALQDHKTAKAKIEASIKSISQAEAALAIVRNRYEVGLSTFDEVIRAELAAVNAKYSLLRARYDHYVSYAALLLATGQLTDVRLFY encoded by the coding sequence ATGTCATTCGCTTCGGGTAGCGGCCGAATGGACGCAGCCAATACGACAAATATCTTGCGCCGGCTTGCACTCGGCATATTTGGGGCATGGCTTGTCACGGCAGCAATGTTCGTAACGGCTTACGGTCAGCAGAATACCGGATCGGCGGTCGATCTTGCGGCTGCCGTCGATCGGGCGCTAACAAATGATCCGCAGACGAGTGTAACGCGTTCGCATCAGCGGCTTGCTGAGCTGCGCATCGCCGAGGCACGAACGGTTAATCGCCCTATCGTGCAGTTCACACAATCGGCGACAGCGAGCAACAATCCGGTCTTTGTATTTGGCTCGCGGCTCGAACAGGCTCGTTTTCGTGCGGACAACTTCGCCCTTGATGCGTTGAACCATCCTCGAAGTTTGGTCAATTTCCGAAGCCTTGTCAGTACGCAAATGCCTCTGTTCGACCAGCGGCAGGCTTCGATCAGGGTCGAGCAGGCAAGGACGGAGCGCAAGCGTGCCGACCTTCAGGCTGAAGGCACTGAGCAGCGGATACGCTTTGATGTGATCCGCTTGTTCTACGGCGTGATACTCGATAAAGAGATGGCGGCGGTCGATGACGGATCGCTCCGCTCGGCCGAGGCGAATCGGAAAAAGGCACGCGATATGTTCGAGGTCGGAATTGCGACCGAGGCCGATCCGCTTGCAGCAGAGGTCGAGGTGGCTAACGCCGCTCAACGAAAGATCGAAACTGAAGACCGGCTTGCGACATCGCGGGCGGCATTCAGCCTAAAGCTCGGCGACGGCGTTGACGGGCTTATCGACCCGACGGGAAGCCTCAACGAAAAGTATTTTCCGCTTGAAGATCAGGCGGCCCTCATCAAGACGGCTCTCGAACTTCGGCCCGACTATCTCGCCGCAAAAGCAAATGTTGAGAACAGGCAACGCGATACAAAAGCCGTAAAGAACACGGCTCTGCCGCGTGTCGATGCCTTCGGCAATTTCGGATACAGTTCGCCATATCTTGCGAACGGCAGCAGCGATTATACCGTCGGCGTGAATCTTACTTTCACTCTGTTCGATCCGGGCCGTAAGGCCCGCATTGCCCAAGCGGCGGAGGGCGAAGTGCTTGCGGACTCCGAACTGCGTGTACTCGCCGACCGCATACGGCTCGACGTGGTTAAAGCACTCCAAGACCATAAGACAGCAAAAGCAAAGATCGAGGCCTCGATCAAGAGCATCTCGCAGGCTGAGGCGGCCCTCGCGATCGTTCGAAACCGTTATGAGGTCGGCCTCTCGACGTTTGATGAGGTGATTCGGGCCGAACTTGCGGCGGTCAATGCCAAATATTCGCTTTTAAGGGCCAGATACGATCATTACGTCAGTTATGCGGCTTTGCTGCTTGCTACAGGGCAGCTAACCGACGTACGTCTTTTTTATTGA